A region from the Equus asinus isolate D_3611 breed Donkey chromosome 3, EquAss-T2T_v2, whole genome shotgun sequence genome encodes:
- the LARP7 gene encoding la-related protein 7 isoform X1, whose protein sequence is METESGNQEKAMEEESTEKKKDVEKKKRSRVKQVLADIAKQVDFWFGDANLHKDRFLREQIEKSRDGYVDISLLVSFNKMKKLTTDGKLIARALKSSAVVELDLEGTRIRRKKPLGERPKDEDERTVYVELLPKNVNHSWIERVFGKCGNVVYISIPHYKSTGDPKGFAFVEFETKEQAAKAIEFLNNPPEEAPRKPGVFPKTVKNKPIPALRVSEEKKKKKKKKGRVKKEDNMQTKESDMDTSKEAACKMKRSRTTSEGSEVEITEPQKPPSKKKKKREKAETSSLPSIRTGKRKRSSSEDAECLTPRAKVKKMAQKGDVQKEASEVSKESKDLEVSTEEEKDTGDIKDGSLLKAKRKHKKKHKERHKMGEEVIPLRVLSKSEWMDLKKEYLALQKASMASLKKTISQIKLESEMETDHGVPDKSGMKNGKTDSEAPCPQEKVPATGPQFVSGVIVKIVSTEPLPGRKQVKDTLAAVSEVVYVDLLEGDTECHARFKTPADAQAVIKAYTEMKKKQCWKLEILSGDHEQRYWQKILVDRQAKLNQPREKKRGTEKLITKAEKIRLEKTQQASKHIRFSEYD, encoded by the exons ATGGAAACTGAAAGTGGAAATCAGGAAAAGGCAATGGAAGAAGaaagcactgaaaagaaaaaagacgtAGAAAAAAAGAAACGGTCTCGAGTTAAACAGGTGCTTGCAGATATTGCTAAGCAAGTGGACTTCTGGTTTGGAGATGCAAATCTTCACAAGGATAGATTTCTTCGAGAGCAGATAGAAAAATCTAGAGATGGAT ACGTTGACATATCACTTCTTGTGTctttcaacaaaatgaaaaaattgactACTGATGGAAAGCTAATAGCCAGAGCCCTGAAAAGTTCAGCTGTTGTAGAG CTGGATTTAGAAGGCACCAGAATCAGGAGAAAGAAACCTCTGGGTGAGAGACCGAAGGATGAGGATGAGCGCACAGTGTATGTG GAGTTGCTTCCCAAAAATGTTAATCACAGCTGGATTGAGAGAGTTTTTGGGAAATGTGGCAATGTTGTTTATATAAGTATACCACATTATAAGTCTACTGGAGATCCAAAGGGATTTGCCTTTGTGGAatttgaaacaaaagaacaagcagcAAAAGCTATTGAG tttcttaacaACCCACCAGAAGAAGCACCAAGAAAACCTGGTGTATTTCCTAAGACAGTGAAAAATAAGCCCATTCCTGCCCTTAGAGTATCAG aagaaaagaaaaagaaaaagaagaaaaaaggccGAGTGAAGAAGGAAGACAACATGCAGACCAAGGAGTCAGATATGGACACAAGCAAGGAGGCCGCCTGTAAAATGAAAAGATCCAGGACCACATCTGAGGGCTCCGAAGTAGAGATTACTGAACCCCAAAAGCCACcctcaaagaagaagaaaaaacggGAAAAAGCTGAAACATCCAGCTTACCTTCAATCAGaacagggaagaggaagagaagtagCTCCGAAGATGCGGAATGCCTAACTCCCAgagcaaaagtaaagaaaatggcTCAGAAAGGTGACGTTCAAAAAGAAGCTTCAGAAGTTTCCAAAGAAAGCAAAG ATTTAGAAGTCTCtactgaagaggaaaaggatacTGGGGATATAAAAGATGGATCCCTCTTAAAAGcaaaaaggaagcataagaaaaaGCATAAAGAGAGGCATAAGATGGGAGAAGAAGTTATACCACTAAGAGTGCTATCGAA GAGCGAATGGATGGATTTGAAAAAAGAGTATTTAGCATTGCAAAAAGCCAGCatggcttctttaaaaaaaacaatatccCAAATAAAATTGGAGTCGGAAATGGAAACAGACCATGGAGTACCTGATAAGTCtggaatgaaaaatggaaaaa CAGACAGTGAAGCGCCCTGTCCCCAGGAGAAGGTTCCTGCCACGGGACCGCAGTTTGTGAGCGGCGTCATCGTGAAGATCGTCAGCACGGAGCCTCTGCCTGGCAGGAAGCAAGTCAAG GATACTTTGGCCGCAGTCTCAGAAGTTGTTTATGTTGATTTGCTGGAAGGAGACACAGAATGCCATGCTAGGTTTAAAACTCCTGCGGACGCCCAAGCGGTAATAAAGGCATATacggaaatgaaaaagaaacagtgctggaaGCTCGAGATCCTGTCTG gtgATCACGAACAGAGGTATTGGCAGAAGATCTTGGTAGATAGGCAGGCCAAACTTAATCAGCCTCGTGAAAAGAAAAGAGGCACTGAGAAG tTAATCACCAAAGCTGAAAAGATTAGACTCGAAAAGACTCAACAAGCAAGTAAACACATTAGGTTTTCTGAATATGATTGA
- the LARP7 gene encoding la-related protein 7 isoform X2 — METESGNQEKAMEEESTEKKKDVEKKKRSRVKQVLADIAKQVDFWFGDANLHKDRFLREQIEKSRDGYVDISLLVSFNKMKKLTTDGKLIARALKSSAVVELDLEGTRIRRKKPLGERPKDEDERTVYVELLPKNVNHSWIERVFGKCGNVVYISIPHYKSTGDPKGFAFVEFETKEQAAKAIEFLNNPPEEAPRKPGVFPKTVKNKPIPALRVSEKKKKKKKKGRVKKEDNMQTKESDMDTSKEAACKMKRSRTTSEGSEVEITEPQKPPSKKKKKREKAETSSLPSIRTGKRKRSSSEDAECLTPRAKVKKMAQKGDVQKEASEVSKESKDLEVSTEEEKDTGDIKDGSLLKAKRKHKKKHKERHKMGEEVIPLRVLSKSEWMDLKKEYLALQKASMASLKKTISQIKLESEMETDHGVPDKSGMKNGKTDSEAPCPQEKVPATGPQFVSGVIVKIVSTEPLPGRKQVKDTLAAVSEVVYVDLLEGDTECHARFKTPADAQAVIKAYTEMKKKQCWKLEILSGDHEQRYWQKILVDRQAKLNQPREKKRGTEKLITKAEKIRLEKTQQASKHIRFSEYD; from the exons ATGGAAACTGAAAGTGGAAATCAGGAAAAGGCAATGGAAGAAGaaagcactgaaaagaaaaaagacgtAGAAAAAAAGAAACGGTCTCGAGTTAAACAGGTGCTTGCAGATATTGCTAAGCAAGTGGACTTCTGGTTTGGAGATGCAAATCTTCACAAGGATAGATTTCTTCGAGAGCAGATAGAAAAATCTAGAGATGGAT ACGTTGACATATCACTTCTTGTGTctttcaacaaaatgaaaaaattgactACTGATGGAAAGCTAATAGCCAGAGCCCTGAAAAGTTCAGCTGTTGTAGAG CTGGATTTAGAAGGCACCAGAATCAGGAGAAAGAAACCTCTGGGTGAGAGACCGAAGGATGAGGATGAGCGCACAGTGTATGTG GAGTTGCTTCCCAAAAATGTTAATCACAGCTGGATTGAGAGAGTTTTTGGGAAATGTGGCAATGTTGTTTATATAAGTATACCACATTATAAGTCTACTGGAGATCCAAAGGGATTTGCCTTTGTGGAatttgaaacaaaagaacaagcagcAAAAGCTATTGAG tttcttaacaACCCACCAGAAGAAGCACCAAGAAAACCTGGTGTATTTCCTAAGACAGTGAAAAATAAGCCCATTCCTGCCCTTAGAGTATCAG aaaagaaaaagaaaaagaagaaaaaaggccGAGTGAAGAAGGAAGACAACATGCAGACCAAGGAGTCAGATATGGACACAAGCAAGGAGGCCGCCTGTAAAATGAAAAGATCCAGGACCACATCTGAGGGCTCCGAAGTAGAGATTACTGAACCCCAAAAGCCACcctcaaagaagaagaaaaaacggGAAAAAGCTGAAACATCCAGCTTACCTTCAATCAGaacagggaagaggaagagaagtagCTCCGAAGATGCGGAATGCCTAACTCCCAgagcaaaagtaaagaaaatggcTCAGAAAGGTGACGTTCAAAAAGAAGCTTCAGAAGTTTCCAAAGAAAGCAAAG ATTTAGAAGTCTCtactgaagaggaaaaggatacTGGGGATATAAAAGATGGATCCCTCTTAAAAGcaaaaaggaagcataagaaaaaGCATAAAGAGAGGCATAAGATGGGAGAAGAAGTTATACCACTAAGAGTGCTATCGAA GAGCGAATGGATGGATTTGAAAAAAGAGTATTTAGCATTGCAAAAAGCCAGCatggcttctttaaaaaaaacaatatccCAAATAAAATTGGAGTCGGAAATGGAAACAGACCATGGAGTACCTGATAAGTCtggaatgaaaaatggaaaaa CAGACAGTGAAGCGCCCTGTCCCCAGGAGAAGGTTCCTGCCACGGGACCGCAGTTTGTGAGCGGCGTCATCGTGAAGATCGTCAGCACGGAGCCTCTGCCTGGCAGGAAGCAAGTCAAG GATACTTTGGCCGCAGTCTCAGAAGTTGTTTATGTTGATTTGCTGGAAGGAGACACAGAATGCCATGCTAGGTTTAAAACTCCTGCGGACGCCCAAGCGGTAATAAAGGCATATacggaaatgaaaaagaaacagtgctggaaGCTCGAGATCCTGTCTG gtgATCACGAACAGAGGTATTGGCAGAAGATCTTGGTAGATAGGCAGGCCAAACTTAATCAGCCTCGTGAAAAGAAAAGAGGCACTGAGAAG tTAATCACCAAAGCTGAAAAGATTAGACTCGAAAAGACTCAACAAGCAAGTAAACACATTAGGTTTTCTGAATATGATTGA